The Terriglobia bacterium genomic sequence TCCCGAACTGTGGGATTTGCTCGCCATCTCAATTATTTGCTTGCGACTCTGATTTTACGCCCCCTTCGCTTTCTTCACTTCTTCGATCAGCGGCGGCACGATGTCGAACAGGTTTCCGACCACGCCAAAATCCGCAACTTCGAAAATCGGCGCTTCCGCATCTTTGTTCACAGCGACGATGGTGCGCGAGCCCTTCATGCCGACAATGTGCTGAATGGCGCCGCTGATACCGAGCGCCAGGTAGAGCTTGGGCGCAACCGTCTGACCCGACGATCCGATCTGCCGGTCCATGGGCAGCCAGCCGGAATCGCAGATGGGGCGCGAGGCCGCCAATTCGCCGCCCAGCGCCTCCGCCAGTTGCTTGGCTAGCTCAATGTTCTTCTGCTCTTTGATTCCGCGTCCGACGGCCACGATGATGTCCGCCTGCGTCAGGTCCACCGCCTGCTTCGCCTCTTTGAACGGCGGCTCGGGACGGGTGCGGATCGCGCCATCCGCGATCTCGACATTCACCGTTTCCACCGGCGCGGCGCTCGCTCCGGCATCGGCCTTGTCGGCGCGGAAGGCCCCGGTCTGGAAGGTCGCAAAGTAGGGCGGATCGCCGCCCAGCGCGACGTCGGCGGCGAACTTCCCCTGAAACATTAGGCGGGTGAACAGCAGGCCATCGCCGTCCTTGCGGAAGCCGATGCAGTCGCTCACCAGGGTGCGACCCAGCGCGGTCGCCAGTTGCGGGGCGAAGTCGCGTACCTGGTAGGTGTGCGGCATCAGCACCAAGCGCGGCTGGCGCTGTCCGACAAATTGCTTGAGTGCGGCCACAAAAGCGTCGGGCGTATACGGTTCCAGCTTGACCGATTCGACCGCGTAAACCCTCGCCAGCTTCTTGCCCGCGACTTCCTGCGCGATCTCGCCCACGCCGCTGCCGACCACCGCAGCTTCCATCGTCCAGCCGGTCTCGGCGGCGATCGCCTGCGCGCCCGCGACGGTTTCAAAGGAGACGCGGTTCAGCTTGCCTTCGCGTTGCTCGACAACCACAAGAATCGTGTCAGCCATCCTTGCCTGCTCTCTTCCTGAAGATGAGTGCTCTGTTTCGCCCGCACCGGATCTTGGGACCCGCGATTCCTATTACTTCGCCCGGGCGCGAATCACGTACCCGCTCACGATCAGCGCCAGCCCCAGCACGGCCAGCGCTACCATGAGCGTCACGAACGCAGTTTTATGGCCCAACTTCAGACCGGCTGGCAGGAAAAACAGGATGAGGAAGTCGAAGAAACAGATCATCCCGCCGATCACTTCCAGGCTCAGGCCCTTTTCCCGGACTTCTTCTCCATCCCCTCGAACCGCCACAACGCCCCCTCCAACTTCTGTCGAGGTAGGGTAATCCCGCGTCGGGAATGCGTCAGATGACTCGCGCTTCGTCGCGCAGCTTTTCCACCAGCTTCTTCGCCACCTCTGCGGGCCCGCCCTGCAGCAGTTCGGTCTTTTTAGTCTTCTCGGGTATATAGAGTCGCCGAATCTGCTGAAAGTTGGGGCCGAGCGCCGATTGCACTTCCGCCAGCGTCACTTTCTTCAGAGGCTTGTTCTTAGCCTGCTTGATTCCGATCAGTGTTGCATAGCGCAATTTGTTGATCCCCGACTGGATCGTCAGCACCGCCGGAATCGGCATGTCCACGTACTGGAAGAACCCGGCCTCCAGTTCCCGTTTGACCCGGATGCCGCTGTCCTTCTTCTCGATCTGCATGATGATGGTGGCGTGCGGCCAGCCGAGAAGTTCGGCGAGGATCACGCCCGTCTGCGCGAAGCCGTAATCGTCGGATTGCAGTCCGGTGAAGATCAGGTC encodes the following:
- a CDS encoding electron transfer flavoprotein subunit alpha/FixB family protein yields the protein MADTILVVVEQREGKLNRVSFETVAGAQAIAAETGWTMEAAVVGSGVGEIAQEVAGKKLARVYAVESVKLEPYTPDAFVAALKQFVGQRQPRLVLMPHTYQVRDFAPQLATALGRTLVSDCIGFRKDGDGLLFTRLMFQGKFAADVALGGDPPYFATFQTGAFRADKADAGASAAPVETVNVEIADGAIRTRPEPPFKEAKQAVDLTQADIIVAVGRGIKEQKNIELAKQLAEALGGELAASRPICDSGWLPMDRQIGSSGQTVAPKLYLALGISGAIQHIVGMKGSRTIVAVNKDAEAPIFEVADFGVVGNLFDIVPPLIEEVKKAKGA
- a CDS encoding electron transfer flavoprotein subunit beta/FixA family protein → MKILVCMKQVPQKDAPLKLNESGTWIREDVSYEVNEPDAYALEEALRQKEKHGGEVVVITAGPARAQQVLREALAKGADRAIHLEDAGFVGLDAFNTARAFAAAIKDQLFDLIFTGLQSDDYGFAQTGVILAELLGWPHATIIMQIEKKDSGIRVKRELEAGFFQYVDMPIPAVLTIQSGINKLRYATLIGIKQAKNKPLKKVTLAEVQSALGPNFQQIRRLYIPEKTKKTELLQGGPAEVAKKLVEKLRDEARVI